Proteins encoded within one genomic window of Halobacteroides halobius DSM 5150:
- a CDS encoding xylulokinase: MGTEKKERQAMINKGDTVLGIEFGSTRIKAVLLDGNNEIIAAGSHNWENSYTDGVWTYSLEEIWAGVQSSYRDMAENVKAKYEVELTRIASIGFSGMMHGYLPFDKDNNLLVPFRTWRNNFTEKASEKLTDLFDYPIPQRWSIAHLYQAILNDEKHVADINYMTTLAGYVHWKLSGEKVLGIGEASGMFPIDIETTSYNERMLEQFSDLIADKNFSWELEDILPTALVAGEDAGTLTEEGAKLLDPSGKLEAGSLMCPPEGDAETGMVATNSIAERTGNVSAGTSVFAMVVLEDNLDEAHPELDLVTTPSGKLVAMAHSNNCASNLDAWINLFKEVTTALGFDVDMTTLYETLFNKALEGDKDCGGLLAYGYLSGEHITGFEEGRPLFARSSDSNFNLANFMRVNLQSSLGAMKMGMDILLKEEGVKLDKMLGHGGLFKTEGVAQRLMAAAVNAPVSVMETAGEGGAWGIALLASYRLNKKDEESLEDFLNEYIFTEQNEKIIEPKSEDVKGFETFMKRYKECLPVERAAVECLK; encoded by the coding sequence ATGGGTACAGAAAAAAAAGAAAGGCAAGCAATGATTAATAAGGGAGATACTGTTTTAGGTATTGAATTTGGTTCAACCCGGATTAAAGCAGTCTTACTTGATGGAAATAATGAAATAATTGCTGCAGGTAGTCATAACTGGGAAAATAGTTATACAGATGGAGTTTGGACCTATAGCCTGGAAGAGATTTGGGCAGGGGTTCAGAGCAGTTACAGAGATATGGCAGAGAATGTTAAGGCCAAATATGAGGTTGAACTAACAAGAATTGCTTCTATTGGTTTTAGTGGAATGATGCATGGGTACTTGCCTTTTGATAAAGACAATAATCTACTTGTCCCTTTTAGAACATGGCGTAATAACTTTACCGAAAAAGCAAGTGAGAAATTAACGGATCTTTTTGATTATCCAATTCCACAACGCTGGAGTATTGCCCATTTGTATCAAGCTATTTTAAATGATGAGAAACATGTAGCTGATATTAATTATATGACTACTTTGGCTGGTTATGTTCATTGGAAATTATCGGGTGAAAAAGTATTAGGTATAGGAGAAGCATCAGGAATGTTCCCAATTGATATTGAAACAACTTCTTATAATGAGAGAATGCTAGAGCAGTTTAGTGACTTAATAGCAGATAAGAATTTTTCTTGGGAACTAGAAGATATTCTTCCGACAGCATTAGTTGCTGGTGAAGATGCAGGTACATTGACTGAAGAAGGGGCCAAACTTCTTGATCCTTCTGGAAAACTCGAAGCAGGAAGTTTAATGTGTCCACCAGAGGGAGATGCTGAAACAGGTATGGTAGCTACCAACAGTATTGCTGAACGTACAGGAAATGTATCAGCTGGTACATCTGTTTTTGCAATGGTAGTTCTTGAAGATAATCTAGACGAAGCTCATCCTGAACTAGATTTAGTAACAACACCATCAGGAAAATTGGTTGCTATGGCTCATTCCAACAACTGTGCTTCTAATTTAGATGCTTGGATTAATCTCTTTAAAGAAGTAACGACTGCTCTAGGTTTTGATGTAGATATGACAACTCTGTATGAAACTTTATTCAACAAAGCACTTGAAGGTGATAAAGATTGTGGTGGTCTTTTAGCTTACGGATATCTATCTGGAGAACATATAACAGGTTTTGAAGAAGGTCGTCCCTTATTTGCCAGGTCTTCTGATAGTAATTTTAATTTAGCGAACTTTATGCGTGTTAACCTACAGAGTTCTTTAGGTGCTATGAAAATGGGAATGGATATTCTTTTAAAAGAAGAGGGTGTCAAGTTGGATAAGATGCTTGGTCATGGTGGTTTGTTTAAGACAGAAGGTGTTGCCCAGCGTTTAATGGCTGCAGCAGTTAATGCACCAGTTTCTGTGATGGAGACAGCCGGTGAGGGTGGTGCCTGGGGAATTGCTCTTTTAGCATCTTATCGTTTGAATAAAAAGGATGAGGAAAGTTTAGAAGACTTTTTAAATGAATATATTTTTACAGAGCAAAATGAGAAAATTATCGAACCTAAATCTGAAGATGTTAAAGGCTTTGAAACTTTTATGAAAAGATATAAAGAATGTCTTCCTGTAGAAAGGGCAGCTGTTGAATGTTTAAAATAA
- the araD gene encoding L-ribulose-5-phosphate 4-epimerase, which produces MLENLKEEVLQANLELPERGLVTYTWGNVSGIDKKKGLVVIKPSGVPYEEMTVEDMVVVDLEGNKVEGELNPSSDTATHLVLYNNFPKIGGIVHTHSPWATSWAQAGKEIPALGTTHADYFYGAIPCTRKMNKEEIQGEYEVETGNVIVETFADKKASYVPGIIVNNHGPFSWGEDATNAVHNAVVMEEVAKMAYRTVKLTPEIGAIDQVLLDKHFLRKHGEDAYYGQG; this is translated from the coding sequence ATGTTAGAAAATTTAAAAGAGGAAGTACTACAAGCTAACTTGGAGTTGCCTGAACGTGGATTAGTAACTTATACGTGGGGTAATGTAAGTGGAATTGATAAAAAAAAAGGATTGGTGGTTATTAAACCAAGTGGTGTACCATATGAAGAAATGACTGTAGAGGATATGGTTGTTGTAGATTTAGAAGGAAATAAAGTTGAAGGTGAATTAAATCCATCTTCAGATACGGCAACCCATTTAGTTTTATATAATAACTTTCCTAAAATTGGTGGAATAGTTCATACACATTCTCCTTGGGCTACTAGTTGGGCGCAAGCTGGCAAAGAAATTCCTGCATTAGGAACTACTCATGCTGATTATTTCTATGGTGCGATACCGTGCACTAGAAAAATGAATAAAGAGGAAATTCAAGGAGAATATGAAGTTGAAACTGGCAATGTAATAGTAGAAACCTTTGCTGATAAAAAAGCTTCTTATGTACCAGGTATTATAGTTAATAATCATGGTCCTTTTTCTTGGGGGGAAGATGCTACTAATGCTGTTCATAATGCAGTTGTGATGGAAGAAGTAGCAAAAATGGCTTATCGAACTGTAAAGTTAACTCCAGAGATTGGAGCTATTGATCAGGTTTTACTAGATAAACATTTCTTAAGGAAACATGGAGAGGATGCTTATTATGGGCAAGGATAA
- the araA gene encoding L-arabinose isomerase, translated as MKNLEEFEIWFVTGSQHLYGEEVLEKVAEHSKEIVESFSKSEKIPVKVVYKPVLTTSADIKQLCLEANAAQDCIGLVTWMHTFSPARTWIEGLKALQKPFAHLHTQFNREIPWSEIDMDFMNTNQSAHGGREFGFIASRMEKNRKVIVGHWQDDEVIDQLATWMRAAAAWADAQGAKIARFGDNMRQVAVTEGDKVEAQMKFGYEVNGYAVGDLVEYVDEVSKAEIDELINEYQEEYVVADELLAGGEQHQSLRDAARIEIGMRSFLEDGDFKGFTTTFENLHGLSQLPGLAVQRLMAEGYGFGPEGDWKTAALVRAMKVMDAGLEGGTSLMEHYTYHLDQQDTKVLGAHMLEVCETIAADKPVLDVHPLGIGGKDDPARLIFDTASGSAVNASVVDMGNRFRLIINEVDVEEPEEDLPNLPVARVLWKPKPNLQTAASAWIHAGGAHHAGFSQALTVEHLRDFAEIADLECLLIDDETKLPDFKKELKWNDIYYKLND; from the coding sequence ATGAAAAATCTAGAAGAATTTGAAATTTGGTTTGTTACTGGAAGTCAACATTTATATGGTGAGGAAGTATTAGAAAAGGTTGCTGAGCATTCAAAAGAGATTGTTGAATCATTTTCAAAATCAGAAAAAATACCTGTAAAAGTAGTTTATAAGCCTGTATTAACAACATCAGCAGATATTAAGCAATTATGTTTAGAAGCTAATGCTGCTCAGGATTGTATTGGATTAGTTACTTGGATGCATACCTTTTCTCCAGCTAGAACCTGGATTGAAGGATTAAAAGCTTTACAGAAGCCATTTGCTCATTTGCATACTCAATTTAATCGAGAAATACCATGGTCTGAAATAGATATGGACTTTATGAATACTAACCAGTCAGCTCATGGAGGCCGTGAATTTGGTTTTATTGCTTCTCGAATGGAGAAAAATAGAAAAGTAATTGTTGGTCATTGGCAAGATGATGAAGTTATTGATCAACTTGCAACTTGGATGCGAGCAGCTGCTGCATGGGCTGATGCACAAGGGGCCAAGATAGCTAGATTTGGTGACAATATGCGTCAAGTAGCAGTTACAGAAGGCGATAAAGTTGAAGCTCAGATGAAATTTGGTTATGAAGTTAATGGTTATGCTGTAGGAGATCTTGTTGAGTATGTTGATGAAGTTAGTAAAGCAGAAATTGATGAGCTAATTAATGAATATCAAGAAGAGTATGTTGTGGCTGATGAACTTCTAGCTGGTGGGGAGCAACATCAATCTCTTAGAGATGCTGCTAGAATTGAGATTGGAATGCGTTCTTTCTTAGAAGATGGTGACTTTAAAGGATTTACCACAACTTTTGAGAATTTACACGGGTTATCACAACTACCAGGTCTAGCAGTGCAGAGATTAATGGCTGAGGGTTATGGATTTGGCCCGGAAGGAGATTGGAAGACTGCTGCTTTAGTTAGAGCTATGAAGGTAATGGATGCTGGGCTTGAAGGTGGAACTTCTTTAATGGAGCATTACACTTATCATCTTGATCAACAGGATACAAAAGTTTTAGGAGCTCATATGCTAGAAGTTTGTGAAACTATTGCTGCTGATAAACCAGTTTTAGATGTACATCCATTAGGAATTGGTGGGAAAGATGATCCAGCTAGATTAATATTTGATACAGCAAGTGGGTCAGCAGTAAATGCTTCAGTAGTAGATATGGGGAATAGATTCCGTTTAATTATTAATGAGGTAGATGTAGAAGAACCTGAAGAAGATTTACCAAATCTACCTGTAGCAAGAGTATTATGGAAACCAAAACCTAACTTACAAACTGCAGCTTCTGCTTGGATTCATGCTGGAGGAGCACATCACGCTGGATTTAGTCAAGCATTGACTGTTGAGCATCTACGAGATTTTGCAGAAATAGCAGATTTAGAGTGCTTATTAATTGATGATGAAACTAAGTTACCAGACTTCAAGAAAGAACTTAAGTGGAACGATATTTATTATAAACTTAATGATTAA
- a CDS encoding GntR family transcriptional regulator: MKEDYLPKYVKIRNKIKESINQGQIKPGDKLPTENELTKKYDASRHTVRKALNILNQEGLLNKKQGVGTFLKENTKVKTGNIGFISISLHDYIFADILNGVDNIFHEEGYQILLGNSKDSQLREKEILEKFLEKNIDGLIIEPAKSAHDYQNMALLERFVDNYIPVVILDSKFRNDKFNYITVNDEKGGYLATEFFLDKGHNNVAIIYKELHKPSINRFQGYKKALEEREIPVYNDYVKKYHISEFEKREKFEEEIFDLTKELMEYQEPPTAIFCFNDQIAILVKEILNDLELEVPQDISIIGFDNSDLVRLNNISITSIDHPKEKAGEKAAKIILENIEGSTSQFNENIVFTPKLIKRESVLDLN, from the coding sequence ATGAAGGAAGATTATTTGCCAAAGTATGTTAAGATTAGAAATAAAATCAAGGAATCTATCAATCAAGGGCAGATAAAACCAGGTGATAAATTACCAACAGAGAATGAGTTAACTAAAAAATACGATGCAAGTAGACATACTGTTAGAAAAGCATTAAATATATTAAATCAAGAGGGACTTTTAAACAAAAAGCAAGGTGTAGGAACTTTTCTAAAAGAAAATACTAAGGTAAAAACAGGTAATATAGGATTTATCAGTATTAGCTTACATGATTATATCTTTGCTGATATTTTAAATGGTGTTGATAATATTTTTCACGAAGAAGGTTATCAGATATTATTAGGTAATTCTAAAGATAGTCAATTAAGAGAAAAGGAAATTTTGGAGAAATTTCTTGAAAAAAATATAGATGGATTAATTATTGAACCAGCTAAAAGTGCTCATGATTATCAAAATATGGCTTTATTAGAACGTTTTGTAGATAATTATATACCAGTAGTAATTTTAGATAGTAAATTTAGAAATGATAAGTTTAATTATATAACTGTAAATGATGAAAAAGGAGGATATCTAGCTACAGAATTTTTCTTAGATAAAGGACATAATAATGTTGCTATAATATACAAGGAATTGCATAAACCTTCTATTAATCGTTTTCAAGGTTATAAAAAAGCTTTAGAAGAGAGAGAGATACCAGTTTATAATGATTATGTGAAAAAATATCATATTTCAGAATTTGAGAAAAGAGAAAAGTTTGAGGAAGAAATATTTGATTTAACAAAAGAGCTAATGGAGTATCAAGAGCCACCTACAGCTATTTTTTGTTTTAATGATCAAATTGCTATCTTAGTTAAAGAAATATTGAATGATTTAGAGTTAGAAGTTCCTCAAGATATATCTATAATTGGTTTTGATAATTCTGATTTAGTTAGGTTAAATAATATTTCAATTACATCTATTGATCATCCAAAAGAAAAAGCTGGAGAGAAAGCTGCTAAGATTATTTTAGAAAATATTGAAGGGTCAACTTCACAATTTAATGAAAATATTGTTTTTACACCAAAATTAATTAAAAGAGAATCAGTATTAGATTTAAATTAA